CTCGCTGCTTGACCTGCGCCGCCGCACACGCGTTGGCATGGGCACCTGCCAGGGTGAATTGTGCGCCTGTCGCGCTGCCGGGCTACTGAACCGGCTGCATGTGACCAGTGAAAATGAGTCTCTCGAACAACTGGCGAATTTTCTGAACGAGCGCTGGAAAGGCATTAAACCGGTCGCCTGGGGCGATGCGCTGCGCGAAAGCGAGTTTACGCGCTGGGTCTACCAGGGATTATGCGGGCTGGAGAAGGAGACAGAAGATGAGATTTGATACGGTGATCATCGGCGGCGGGCTGGCGGGTCTGTTGTGTGGTATTCGCCTGAGCGAAAGCGGCCAGCGCTGTGCCATTGTCAGCCGGGGTCAGAGCGCGTTGAGTTTCTCCTCCGGATCGCTCGATTTACTCTCGCATCTGCCCGACGGCCAGCCCGTCGATAATCTCGACAGCGCGATTGCCCACCTTCAGCAACAGCACAGTGAACATCCTTATGCCCGCCCTGGCGCAGAACGCGTGCGCCAGTATGCACAACAGACGCAAACGCTGCTCGCGGATTGTGGTCTGGCGTTGCAGGGCGATGTGGATACGCCGCACCTGCGCGTGACCCCGCTCGGCACATTCCGCCAGGCGTGGCTCAGCCCGCAGGAAGTACCGCTCAAACCGTCTGCCGGTTTGCACACTGGCGTGGTCGGTATCAGCGGTTTTCTTGATTTCCAGCCGCAGCTTGCCGCCGGCGCGCTGCATAAACGCGGCATTAACGCTCAGGCCGAAGAGATAGAGTTGCCGTTGCTGGACCGCCTGCGCGACAACCCCAGCGAATTTCGCGCGGTAAATATTGCCCGGCAACTCGATATGCCAGAGCACTACAGTGCGCTGTATGAGGCCCTGCGCCCGGTAAGCGAGCGCTATGAGATGCTGTATCTGCCCGCCTGTTTTGGCCTGACGGACAGCGCCGTGTTTGAGCGCCTTAATCAGCAACTCGCCTGCCCGCTGCGCCTGCTGCCCACGCTGCCGCCTTCAGTGCCCGGCATGCGTATGCAGCTTTTGCTCCAGAAGCGCTTTATCCACAGCGGCGGCAGTTGGATGCCCGGCGATGAAGTTCTGCGCGCCAACATCCATCAACACCGCGTGGCTGAGTTATGGACGCGCAAACATGAGGATATTCCCCTACGCGCAAATCATGTGGTGCTCGCCAGCGGCAGCTTTTTCAGTAATGGTTTGATTGCCGGGCGCGATCGCGTGCGCGAAGCGGTATTTGATCTCGATGTATTGCAAAACGCTGAACGCCGCGACTGGTATCGTGACGACGTATTTGATACGCAGCCGTGGCAACAATTTGGCGTCCAAACCGATGCGCAACTGCGCGGCCTGCGCCAGGGCCAGCCGCTGGAAAATCTTTATGTGATTGGCTCTGTACTGGGCGGGTATGATGCCATCGCACAAGGTTGTGGCGGCGGCGTTTGCGCGGTCACCGCCCTGCATGCGGCACAACAGATTAGCGCTCAGGGAGGCAAACAATGACCAGCACGCAATTTGAAAGCTGTATCAAATGCACGGTTTGCACCACCGCCTGCCCGGTGAGCCGGGTTAATCCAGCTTATCCTGGCCCGAAACAGGCCGGCCCGGACGGTGAACGCCTGCGCCTGAAAGATGCCGCGCTGTATGACGATGCGCTGAAATATTGCACCAACTGTAAACGTTGCGAAACCGCCTGCCCTTCAGGCGTGAAAATTGGCGATATCATCCAGCGCGCCCGCGCGCAGTACGCGCCAAAACCTCTCTCGGTGCGTAACGCTATTCTCAGCCATACGGATTTGATGGGCACACTGTCGACGCCAGTCGCGCCGTTAGTTAACGCCGCAACATCACTGAAACCGGTGCGTCAGTTGCTGGATAAAGCCTTAAAAATCGATCATCACCGCACTTTGCCGAAATATTCCCACGGCACGTTTCGCCGCTGGTATCGCAGCGTTGCCGCCGAACAACAAGCTTTCCCGCAACAGGTGGCCTTCTTTCACGGCTGTTATGTCAATTATAACCATCCGCAGTTGGGCAAAGATCTTATTCGTGTGCTCAATCAGATGGGCATCGGCGTGCAGTTATTGCAGCGGGAAAAATGCTGTGGCGTACCGCTGATTGCCAACGGCTTTTTCGATAAAGCGAAAAAACAGGCGCAGTTCAATGTGCAGTCGCTGGAGCAGGCGATTGGCATAAATGGCCTGCCGGTGATTGCCACCTCGTCTACCTGTGCCTTTACCCTGCGTGACGAATACCCGCACCTGCTGGAGGTGGATAACAGCCATCTGCGTTCGCACATCGATTTAGCTACCCGCTGGATCTGGCGTATGCTCGACGAAGGCCACACGCTACGGCTTCGTGAAACACCGCTGAAAGTGGTCTATCACACACCTTGTCATATGGAGAAAATGGGCTGGACGCACTACACGCTGGAACTGTTACGGCGAATTCCTGGGCTGGAGCTGACGGTGCTGGATTCAAACTGCTGCGGGATAGCGGGAACCTACGGCTTTAAACGTGAAAACTACTCTACATCGCAAGCGATTGGCGCGCCGCTGTTTGCGCAAATTGAAGCCAGCGGCGCGGATGTCGTGGTGACCGATTGCGAAACCTGTAAATGGCAGATTGAGATGTCCACCAGCAAGCGCTGTGAACATCCCATCCAGCTACTGGCGCGTGCACTGGCGTAACGAGACCTTACTCCACCGACAGGGTTTCGATGACGTTAATCCAGCCGTGATCGCTGGCGATATCTTTACCTGCCAGCCAGCGGCGCAGGATATTCAGCGCCATCATGGCACACACTTCCTGGCGCACCGCCAGCCCGTGACGATTGGTGTTGAATCGCACCCGTAAGGCGCGCGTGCCTTGCGGCGTTGCCAGCGCAAAGTTAAGGCACTCTTCTTCGAGACCGGTCACCGTTAACGCCAGCCCGGCGAGATGCCGGTTACGCAGTTCTGTGGTCCAGCGAGCCGTTTGCGCCAGCGCTTCCGCCTGCGGGGGCAGCACTTCACTGGCGAGCAATGGCGCACCGGCGCGAGAGAGTTGCAGCGCCACCAGCCCGCTGGTGAACTGTTCGCTCAGGGTCAGGCTTAGCTGGCGCTCGCGCAGGGTGGCGGCAAGGGCTGCCGGTAAACCTTCCGTTCCTTCGAAAATAAGGCTTTCACCCGCGACGCGTTTTACTTCCGGCCATAGCGCTTCCATCGCCGCGCGATGTTCCGCCGGGCCGGTCAGTTTCAGTTCAATAATCGGCATCGATGAGCGATAGCCCATCACCACGCCAGGCGGCAATTCAAGGTGTTGCAGGCTCTGGGCCAGATCGCTTTCCGAGCGGCCAAAGGTGGTCAGACGCAGGCACACAGGCGGTTGCGGCAAGGTGAAACGTGCGCGCAGGCGCGGCACAATTTCATGCTCGACCATCACTTTGAATTCCGACGGTACGCCGGGCGTGAAGAACATCAGGCAGCGGTTCAGTTGCATGGCAAAACCGCAAGCGGTGCCGACCGGGTTATCGACCAGTTCGGCGCTGGCGGGGATTTCCGCCTGTTTGCGGTTGCTCGGTGCCATGACGCGGCCGCGCTCGGTGAAAAAACGTTCCATTTGCGCCAGCCAGGCTTCGTGCAGCACCAGCCCTTCACCTTTTGCCGTGGCCGCCGCCAGCGCACTCAGATCATCACTGGTTGGCCCGAGGCCGCCGTTGACGATCAGCACATCGGCGTGTTCACTGCGTTCGCGCAAAATGGCAATCAGGTCGTCGAGATTGTCGCCGACGGTATTACGACGCGTTAACGGCAGCCCCTGGTTAAAGAAAAAGTCGGCCAGCCAGGCCGCATTGGTATCAATAATCTGACCATGCAGTACTTCATCGCCGGTCGATAACATCTCCACATTTAACATCGTTAGCTCCTGCAATCGGGGTTGAAACACTATAGCGCATGCGCAGATAAACTGGCGCGGCCGGACGCCGCGCCGGGGGATCAGAAGCTGGCGCTGGCGCCGATATACGGGCCGTCGGCCACAACGTTGTCGCGGCGGCCATCTTTACCGGCCATATCGATATAACGATAACCGGCTTCAACGGTGAACGGACGCATAATGGTGTAACGCACACCGGCATTGGCTTCCTGGTACTCTTTAATCCCGCTGGAGAGTGAATCAGGCGAGTAGTAGTACTCACCGAAAATGCTAAAGCTGCTGGCGATATGCCACTGCAAACCGCCGCCAACGGCCACGGCGTACCCTTCGCTGCCTTCGTCGGGATTCAGATAAATCCCTTTACCGCCGACGGTAGCGAGGAACGGGCCGAGCGGCAGGTTGTAACCCAGCCCCAGGCTCGCGGTATCACCATCATCTTCGCTGTGCGCCCAGTTACCGCTCACTGCGATACCGCTGGTTTCGGTTCCCAGACCGAAACCGAGGTTGGTGTAGTCTTTGCCAATCTGGCCGTTCAGGCTGACAGCCTGTGCCCCGGTGGAGGCCAGCAACACGCTGGCTAATCCTAATAACGCCACTTTTTTCATTTTTAATTTCCGCACATAACGGGCCAATGCCCAAAAGCCTCTGATTGTACGCCTATTTTTCTGCCAGAAGAATGAATAAAAAAAGGGTTCAATTATTGTCAGGGTCAATATTTCAGCGCTGCTGCATGGTATAAGATGGCACATTCTGTGCGTCTGCTTTAAGGAGAAAATAATGCGACAACGGACAATTGTTTGCCCACTGATTGAAAATAACGGCGCGTACTTGCTGTGTAAAATGGCCGATGACCGCGGCGTCTTTCCCGGCCAGTGGGCATTATCAGGCGGTGGCGTGGAGCCAGGAGAGCGGATTGAAGAGGCGCTGCGCCGCGAGATCCGCGAAGAGCTGGGTGACAAGCTTGAACTGCGCCAAATAACGCCCTGGACCTTTCGTGATGATATGCGGATAAAAACCTACGCCGACGGCAGCAAAGAAGAAATCTATATGATTTACCTGATCTTTGACTGCGTCAGCGCCAATCGCGACGTCGTCATCAATGAGGAATTTCAGGACTACGCCTGG
The nucleotide sequence above comes from Kosakonia sp. H02. Encoded proteins:
- the nudI gene encoding nucleoside triphosphatase NudI, with product MRQRTIVCPLIENNGAYLLCKMADDRGVFPGQWALSGGGVEPGERIEEALRREIREELGDKLELRQITPWTFRDDMRIKTYADGSKEEIYMIYLIFDCVSANRDVVINEEFQDYAWVAPADLHRYDLNEATRYTLTLKGLL
- the glpC gene encoding anaerobic glycerol-3-phosphate dehydrogenase subunit GlpC; translated protein: MTSTQFESCIKCTVCTTACPVSRVNPAYPGPKQAGPDGERLRLKDAALYDDALKYCTNCKRCETACPSGVKIGDIIQRARAQYAPKPLSVRNAILSHTDLMGTLSTPVAPLVNAATSLKPVRQLLDKALKIDHHRTLPKYSHGTFRRWYRSVAAEQQAFPQQVAFFHGCYVNYNHPQLGKDLIRVLNQMGIGVQLLQREKCCGVPLIANGFFDKAKKQAQFNVQSLEQAIGINGLPVIATSSTCAFTLRDEYPHLLEVDNSHLRSHIDLATRWIWRMLDEGHTLRLRETPLKVVYHTPCHMEKMGWTHYTLELLRRIPGLELTVLDSNCCGIAGTYGFKRENYSTSQAIGAPLFAQIEASGADVVVTDCETCKWQIEMSTSKRCEHPIQLLARALA
- a CDS encoding YfaZ family outer membrane protein, with protein sequence MKKVALLGLASVLLASTGAQAVSLNGQIGKDYTNLGFGLGTETSGIAVSGNWAHSEDDGDTASLGLGYNLPLGPFLATVGGKGIYLNPDEGSEGYAVAVGGGLQWHIASSFSIFGEYYYSPDSLSSGIKEYQEANAGVRYTIMRPFTVEAGYRYIDMAGKDGRRDNVVADGPYIGASASF
- a CDS encoding nicotinamide mononucleotide deamidase-related protein YfaY, giving the protein MLNVEMLSTGDEVLHGQIIDTNAAWLADFFFNQGLPLTRRNTVGDNLDDLIAILRERSEHADVLIVNGGLGPTSDDLSALAAATAKGEGLVLHEAWLAQMERFFTERGRVMAPSNRKQAEIPASAELVDNPVGTACGFAMQLNRCLMFFTPGVPSEFKVMVEHEIVPRLRARFTLPQPPVCLRLTTFGRSESDLAQSLQHLELPPGVVMGYRSSMPIIELKLTGPAEHRAAMEALWPEVKRVAGESLIFEGTEGLPAALAATLRERQLSLTLSEQFTSGLVALQLSRAGAPLLASEVLPPQAEALAQTARWTTELRNRHLAGLALTVTGLEEECLNFALATPQGTRALRVRFNTNRHGLAVRQEVCAMMALNILRRWLAGKDIASDHGWINVIETLSVE
- the glpB gene encoding glycerol-3-phosphate dehydrogenase subunit GlpB, producing the protein MRFDTVIIGGGLAGLLCGIRLSESGQRCAIVSRGQSALSFSSGSLDLLSHLPDGQPVDNLDSAIAHLQQQHSEHPYARPGAERVRQYAQQTQTLLADCGLALQGDVDTPHLRVTPLGTFRQAWLSPQEVPLKPSAGLHTGVVGISGFLDFQPQLAAGALHKRGINAQAEEIELPLLDRLRDNPSEFRAVNIARQLDMPEHYSALYEALRPVSERYEMLYLPACFGLTDSAVFERLNQQLACPLRLLPTLPPSVPGMRMQLLLQKRFIHSGGSWMPGDEVLRANIHQHRVAELWTRKHEDIPLRANHVVLASGSFFSNGLIAGRDRVREAVFDLDVLQNAERRDWYRDDVFDTQPWQQFGVQTDAQLRGLRQGQPLENLYVIGSVLGGYDAIAQGCGGGVCAVTALHAAQQISAQGGKQ